Proteins from one Flavobacterium sp. N2038 genomic window:
- a CDS encoding gliding motility-associated C-terminal domain-containing protein, translating into MKKKFTFYDLILKKRLFSLLFLLLFCNKNFAQTFCRPDSQTNSTGGLLCVGMSVTNPDNAFDSSMATYASITNVLGLACFAQETLHFNQTARAGDQIVIYFGEGNGLLDVGLLANATIQAKNGAANVGSAVAMNNPILNLQLLSAGNSAVIKYTLPGDANQIQIQSGGLLSALVDLRIYDVRLQFAKPTITGGETQSVCFGQSIALSATVASGTTIAWYDTPTATTALSTSATYTTPALTATTTYYISTSRNPGCESDSRLPVTINVIEPIQPTISTTGTSICSSGATQATTLSVINPVPGTTYSWFNVATGGSALSTSTTYTPTVPVGVTDFYVEAAIGSCKSARTKVSVTSTPVPGLATVLTQSVSILSGQNATLSASTSEAGVVLDWYDVPTGGTKLLGDSNTFTTPILTASKTYYIESRNSAAGCVSASRVAVTVNVSANPLGTCLEANSQQTAQNGLCLLCSSTTPNNSVDGNPATFARLTLPVGLADGWIQQTLQFNNPGKADDTIDVELALPGGIADVGLLGAVSLATYNGSTYNGDRVFINNSLVTLQLLSGNRFKASIVAGGTFDRIEIRIGGLVTLLTNLDIYQASYRYKAPAVTGNKNICGGQTTTLTANLAVAETVKWYDAPTGGSLLASTAAYTTPVLNATTTFYTELTRDGCVNSERNPVIVTVDNPLAPTTVVASPLNICSGDATTITIQSPVAGTTYNWYDAATGGNLVFTGEIFATPNLTASTTYHIEAVIGTCVSPGRTATTVNVNARPAAPVPVNSNVVIQSGQSVMLAVTDAPGFTYTWYDVATGGTSLASGSTYTPSPALTANKTFYVEARDLTTDCPSSTRAVITVTVINAVSNCLLANSQVTTKGGTTGCLTCSSSNDGGSVDGSNSTAATLSIPLGLLNDHIEQVLTFPTTGETGDIIEVELGIPVGLLDISALSYISLQSFNAGLPNGDFSAISSLLNVQLLSGNRFKASFVAAGPFTSVRVQLNGLATALSSLEIYEASYRFPNATITGASAPICAGSTATLTATATGTQTFAWFDAPTGGNPVAVNPTIPLTANTTYYLEASRGSCVNSARQAVAINVLTIPTASDITITTPVTASCSGGVVLAPTSALAGATFKYYTDQNKTQELANGTVGGITYSKDPVTSALTISGLTALNAPYTYYVSVLNGGICESPNGSLQPVVVNYPAASDLTVVSPLVACGKASLRDAITDFDTSGNTTYTFFDSAGNPITEQAATNILGNGNYFIQAQTTGVACSSAKLPVAVTVNPVPTLTGVTSSIAVTKGTSVTLAATSNGTITWYDPQGNVLPSNNTGALNTVGTFTYTVIASIGNCTTSQTVTISVIDPATCDSLFERVYANSQSWGSVITGGVSNGPLAVDGDPSTYSTITTGLGLLGIGTTWQNLQWPTTISKGTPVTVKLGLEYSAVAVGQSITVVGTKRNALNNPIDIGTLQPVSGSLLNLLPGQNSFEFTFVPSNNSGPQDYDGIRVQLGSILSVAQNVNVYDAHYQKQVTQIACGQGDIEDVFYGVKDLGLGVLTSTVGVSNAWNVADGDVSTYATMFNAVGVLAAAQLTAKFRTPSMVGDTLRIVISKPGTILNLNLLTGFSVQLYSGNIPVGAPIENTSSLLTLKLLSADTMAMTLIAPQTEPYDKVVISLGGVASVLDQLRVHTIDRTTNTQVIGADPTNTVTVCPGTDITLKVPPKSCADYIWYDSPTGGNVVASGQTYSLPATLAAGTYKFYVQPIRYGCAALERGLVTVVVTATTPAAAIANVTINGGNSTIICSESGQVTLDAVLSGTPALTNPVYSWYSFDGTTSNLIVGQTTSKLILTGLTPGTYTYYVGVRSDVYCETAPADRKQVTFTILPSSLSTDIVIDNATICHDTNAVLTPTSSLVNPVFFWYLDANKTQPISNGVIGGVTYTISGTGVLTASGLTTAMSPITYYVAVASDNTCQNKNGELKAVTVIVNDPPTPTSNNYTQNFCLVNAPTVANLQVNEANVVWYTTANGGTALDPTTALANGIYYGAIKDVTGCESSLRSVVTVTVSDPGTPVITKTSQDFCLVNAPTFASIDVSPAINIVWYDALTGGNLIPSTTALTTGTYYAAIKDPTTTCESNVRLAITISVTDPGTPVITKTSQDFCLVNAPTFASIDVSPATNIVWYDALTGGNLIPSTTALTTGTYYAAIKDPTTTCESNVRLAITISVTDPGTPVITKTSQDFCLVNAPTFASIDVSPATNIVWYDALTGGNLIPSTTALTTGTYYAAIKDPTTTCESNVRLAITISVTDPGTPVITKTSQDFCLVNAPTFASIDVSPATNIVWYDALTGGNLIPSTTVLTTGTYYAAIKDPTTTCESNVRLAITISVTDPGTPVITKTSQDFCLVNAPTFASIDVSPATNIVWYDALTGGNLIPSTTALTTGTYYAAIKDPTTTCESNVRLAITISVTDPGTPVITKTSQDFCLVNAPTFASIDVSPATNIVWYDALTGGNLIPSTTALTTGTYYAAIKDPTTTCESNVRLAITISVTDPGTPVITKTSQDFCLVNAPTFASIDVSPATNIVWYDALTGGNLIPSTTALTTGTYYAAIKDPTTTCESNVRLAITISVTDPGTPVITKTSQDFCLVNAPTFASIDVSPATNIVWYDALTGGNLIPSTTALTTGTYYAAIKDPTTTCESNVRLAITISVTDPGTPVITKTSQDFCLVNAPTFASIDVSPATNIVWYDALSGGNLIPSTTALTTGTYYAAIKDPTTTCESNVRLAITISVTDPGTPVITKTSQDFCLVNAPTFASIDVSPATNIVWYDALTGGNLIPSTTALTTGTYYAAIKDPTTTCESNVRLAITISVTDPGTPVITKTSQDFCLVNAPTFASIDVSPATNIVWYDALTGGNLIPSTTALTTGTYYAAIKDPTTTCESNVRLAITISVTDPGTPTLVTAGTQNFCLINAPTFASVQFNQANIVWYDALSGGNVIASTTVLTSGTYFAVIKDPVSGCESATRLSVTINVSDPGTPTLVTAGTQNFCLVNAPTFASVQFNQANIVWYDALSGGNVIASTTVLTSGTYFAVIKDPVSGCESAVRLSVTINVSDPGTPTTTSNSQVFCSGNNPTVANIQVNESNVVWYNAATGGTAIPATTALANGDYFAALKDAVTGCESNVRLKVTITLGNAPNPTTINTAQNFCSTAAPTVASIQVNESGVTWFSSATGGTAIPANTALTSGIYYGNIVDPVSGCESATRLQVTVTVSDPAATPTTTDTTQDFCSLNAPTVANIQVNEANVVWYSTATGGTAIPATTALTNGIYYGAVSSASGCENPVRLAVTVTVNTPGVVTTPRTAQTFCLSKLPTLANILVNESNVVWYSSATGGTPLAANTKLTATTYYAGALGNTTNGCESATRLGVTISFENDALVPITTSDDTPCVFQGVTYSVANGKSNYVWSITNGTIVSGGGTADGNVTVSWSDVGPGKIEVTYINTCDESTTKTLNVTVATCSDLTITNTVSNPTPNFGEQIVFTVTVNNVGEGNFINTVVSDLLPSGYDLVSTSTTAGVYDPATQLWTIPTLNAGQSVVLTIVAEVLPAGDYLSVATIEISTPLDADAANNSASVSVEPVCLTVYNEFTPNNDGSNDLFRIDCIESYPNNELKVYNRYGALVYSKQHYENDWNGTANVSGVINRGDMLPTGTYFYVIDIGNGTVKKGWLSIMR; encoded by the coding sequence ATGAAAAAAAAATTTACTTTTTATGATCTCATCCTAAAGAAGAGATTATTTAGTTTGTTGTTTTTGTTGCTTTTTTGCAATAAAAACTTTGCACAAACTTTTTGTCGACCAGACTCCCAGACAAATAGTACTGGAGGTCTTTTGTGCGTAGGAATGAGTGTTACGAATCCGGATAATGCATTTGATTCGAGCATGGCGACTTATGCATCTATTACAAACGTGCTGGGTCTAGCCTGTTTTGCGCAAGAAACATTGCATTTTAATCAGACTGCAAGGGCAGGGGACCAAATAGTGATCTATTTTGGTGAAGGAAATGGATTGTTGGATGTTGGTTTGCTTGCAAATGCAACTATTCAGGCAAAAAACGGAGCAGCTAATGTTGGTTCTGCAGTTGCGATGAATAATCCCATTTTAAATCTCCAGTTATTATCTGCGGGGAACTCTGCAGTAATAAAGTACACATTACCCGGTGATGCCAATCAGATACAAATTCAATCAGGCGGACTTTTGTCCGCATTAGTTGATTTAAGGATTTACGATGTGCGATTACAATTTGCAAAACCAACTATTACAGGAGGAGAAACACAATCGGTATGTTTTGGACAGTCGATTGCACTTTCGGCTACTGTAGCCTCAGGTACTACTATTGCCTGGTATGATACTCCAACTGCAACGACCGCGCTTTCAACTTCGGCGACCTATACTACTCCGGCTTTAACAGCTACAACAACTTATTATATAAGTACTTCAAGAAATCCGGGTTGCGAAAGTGATTCACGGCTCCCTGTAACGATAAATGTTATAGAACCAATACAACCTACTATAAGCACGACCGGAACTTCAATTTGTTCTTCGGGGGCAACACAGGCAACAACACTTTCTGTTATAAATCCCGTTCCCGGAACCACTTATTCCTGGTTTAATGTGGCCACAGGAGGAAGTGCATTAAGTACAAGTACAACTTATACACCAACCGTGCCGGTAGGTGTAACTGATTTTTATGTAGAGGCAGCAATTGGCTCTTGCAAATCGGCTCGTACTAAAGTGAGTGTTACTTCAACTCCGGTTCCCGGACTGGCAACAGTATTAACACAAAGTGTTTCTATTTTATCAGGACAAAATGCAACCTTAAGTGCTTCAACATCTGAAGCCGGAGTTGTTTTAGACTGGTATGATGTACCAACCGGAGGAACTAAATTATTAGGAGATTCTAATACTTTTACAACTCCTATTTTAACGGCTTCAAAAACTTATTATATCGAATCACGTAATAGTGCCGCAGGTTGTGTAAGTGCTTCAAGAGTAGCAGTGACCGTAAATGTTTCTGCTAATCCTTTAGGAACTTGCTTAGAAGCAAATAGCCAGCAAACGGCTCAAAATGGACTCTGTTTACTTTGCTCTTCTACAACTCCAAATAATTCAGTTGATGGAAATCCTGCCACTTTTGCAAGACTAACTCTTCCGGTAGGTTTAGCAGATGGATGGATTCAGCAAACATTGCAATTTAATAATCCGGGAAAAGCGGATGATACCATAGATGTTGAGTTAGCTTTACCTGGCGGAATTGCCGATGTCGGTTTACTTGGCGCAGTTAGTCTGGCTACATATAATGGCTCAACTTATAATGGAGACAGAGTCTTTATTAATAACTCTTTGGTTACTTTACAATTATTATCCGGAAATAGATTTAAAGCAAGTATTGTAGCTGGAGGCACTTTTGACCGTATCGAAATTAGAATAGGTGGTTTAGTAACTTTACTTACTAATTTAGACATTTATCAGGCATCTTACAGATACAAAGCGCCGGCAGTTACAGGTAATAAAAATATTTGCGGCGGACAGACAACAACTTTAACAGCAAATTTAGCAGTTGCCGAAACAGTTAAATGGTATGATGCTCCAACTGGAGGAAGTTTACTTGCTTCTACAGCTGCCTATACAACGCCAGTTTTAAATGCAACAACTACTTTTTATACAGAACTTACACGTGATGGCTGTGTTAATAGCGAACGTAATCCTGTAATTGTTACTGTAGACAATCCTTTGGCACCGACCACAGTAGTAGCAAGTCCTTTAAATATATGCAGTGGAGACGCTACAACCATAACGATTCAGTCACCGGTTGCCGGTACAACTTACAATTGGTATGATGCCGCAACTGGAGGAAATTTAGTGTTTACGGGTGAAATTTTTGCAACTCCAAATTTGACTGCCAGTACAACTTATCATATAGAAGCGGTAATTGGTACTTGCGTAAGTCCAGGTCGTACAGCAACGACTGTAAATGTAAATGCTAGACCAGCAGCACCGGTTCCGGTAAATTCAAATGTTGTTATTCAATCGGGACAAAGTGTAATGTTAGCCGTTACAGATGCTCCGGGATTTACCTATACATGGTATGATGTTGCAACTGGAGGGACTTCGTTAGCTTCAGGAAGTACTTATACTCCCAGCCCGGCTTTAACAGCAAATAAAACATTTTATGTTGAAGCAAGAGATTTGACAACAGATTGTCCAAGTAGTACAAGAGCAGTTATTACTGTTACGGTTATAAATGCGGTTAGTAATTGTTTATTAGCAAATTCACAAGTGACCACCAAAGGAGGAACAACAGGATGTTTGACCTGTAGTTCATCTAATGATGGAGGTTCTGTAGATGGAAGTAATAGTACAGCTGCGACCTTATCAATACCTTTGGGCTTGTTAAATGATCATATTGAACAAGTATTAACTTTTCCTACAACAGGCGAGACTGGTGATATTATAGAGGTAGAATTAGGAATTCCTGTTGGACTTCTGGATATTAGTGCTTTATCTTATATTAGTTTGCAAAGTTTTAATGCTGGTCTACCTAACGGTGATTTTTCAGCAATTAGTTCACTTTTAAATGTTCAGTTATTATCCGGAAATCGTTTTAAAGCAAGTTTTGTTGCAGCTGGACCTTTTACAAGTGTTAGAGTACAACTAAACGGATTAGCGACTGCATTATCAAGTCTGGAAATTTATGAAGCTTCATACAGATTCCCTAATGCAACAATAACAGGAGCTTCAGCACCTATTTGTGCAGGCAGTACAGCTACGTTAACCGCTACTGCTACAGGAACGCAAACTTTTGCATGGTTTGATGCTCCAACAGGAGGGAATCCTGTTGCTGTTAATCCTACGATTCCATTAACGGCTAATACAACTTATTATTTAGAGGCAAGTCGCGGATCTTGTGTTAATAGCGCGCGTCAGGCTGTAGCAATCAATGTGTTGACTATCCCGACAGCTTCAGATATTACAATTACAACTCCTGTGACAGCTTCTTGTTCTGGAGGTGTAGTTTTGGCTCCGACATCTGCTTTAGCGGGAGCAACTTTTAAATATTATACTGATCAAAATAAAACTCAGGAACTTGCAAACGGAACAGTAGGAGGTATAACCTATTCTAAAGATCCTGTAACTAGTGCATTAACTATTAGTGGTCTTACTGCTTTGAATGCTCCTTATACTTATTATGTATCTGTGCTTAATGGTGGTATTTGTGAGAGTCCAAACGGTTCATTACAACCAGTTGTGGTTAATTACCCTGCAGCTTCTGATTTAACAGTTGTATCTCCATTGGTAGCTTGTGGGAAAGCAAGTTTAAGAGATGCTATAACAGACTTTGATACATCAGGAAATACTACTTATACTTTCTTTGATTCAGCAGGTAATCCGATCACAGAGCAAGCTGCGACAAATATTTTGGGTAATGGTAATTATTTTATTCAGGCTCAAACAACTGGTGTTGCTTGTTCTTCTGCTAAATTACCAGTTGCAGTAACCGTAAATCCTGTACCAACCTTAACAGGAGTAACAAGTTCAATAGCAGTTACAAAAGGAACTTCAGTAACATTAGCTGCTACATCAAATGGAACAATAACATGGTACGATCCACAAGGGAATGTTTTGCCTTCTAATAATACGGGTGCTTTAAATACTGTGGGTACATTTACTTATACAGTAATTGCAAGTATTGGAAATTGTACTACTAGTCAGACAGTAACCATTAGTGTTATTGATCCTGCAACTTGCGACTCATTATTTGAAAGAGTTTATGCTAACAGTCAATCATGGGGATCAGTTATTACAGGTGGAGTATCAAACGGGCCTTTGGCAGTAGATGGTGATCCAAGTACTTATTCTACGATAACTACAGGATTAGGACTTTTAGGTATTGGAACTACGTGGCAAAATCTGCAATGGCCAACAACTATATCCAAAGGAACACCGGTAACAGTGAAACTTGGTTTAGAATACAGTGCAGTTGCGGTAGGACAAAGTATTACCGTTGTAGGTACTAAACGTAATGCATTGAATAATCCAATTGATATTGGAACATTACAACCGGTATCAGGATCATTATTGAATTTATTACCAGGCCAAAATTCATTTGAATTTACTTTTGTACCGTCTAATAATTCAGGACCTCAGGATTATGATGGTATCCGTGTACAATTAGGTTCAATTTTAAGTGTTGCACAAAATGTAAATGTTTACGATGCTCATTATCAAAAACAGGTAACTCAAATTGCATGTGGACAAGGCGATATTGAAGATGTATTTTATGGAGTAAAAGATTTAGGTCTTGGTGTGTTAACCTCTACAGTAGGAGTTTCTAATGCATGGAATGTAGCCGATGGAGATGTATCTACATATGCTACAATGTTTAATGCAGTTGGAGTACTTGCCGCTGCACAACTTACAGCAAAATTTAGAACACCATCTATGGTTGGTGATACCCTTAGAATTGTGATTTCAAAACCAGGAACAATTTTAAATCTAAATTTGCTTACCGGATTTAGCGTTCAGCTTTATTCAGGAAATATTCCTGTTGGAGCTCCAATAGAAAATACAAGTAGTTTATTGACTTTAAAATTACTTTCGGCTGATACAATGGCAATGACACTTATTGCACCGCAAACTGAACCTTATGACAAAGTTGTTATTAGTCTAGGAGGAGTTGCAAGTGTTTTAGATCAGCTTAGAGTTCATACAATTGATCGTACAACCAATACACAGGTAATAGGAGCCGATCCGACTAATACGGTAACGGTCTGCCCCGGAACAGATATTACACTCAAGGTTCCGCCAAAATCATGTGCAGATTATATATGGTATGATTCTCCTACAGGAGGAAATGTAGTAGCGAGTGGTCAAACCTATTCGCTTCCGGCTACACTTGCTGCGGGAACTTATAAATTTTATGTTCAGCCTATTCGTTACGGTTGCGCGGCTTTAGAGAGAGGACTTGTAACAGTAGTTGTTACAGCAACTACTCCGGCAGCTGCAATTGCAAACGTAACAATAAACGGAGGAAACAGTACAATCATTTGTTCAGAAAGTGGTCAGGTAACTTTGGATGCTGTATTAAGTGGTACACCAGCACTTACAAATCCAGTATACTCCTGGTATAGTTTTGATGGTACAACAAGTAATTTAATAGTTGGACAAACAACTTCTAAATTAATCTTAACAGGATTAACTCCTGGTACTTACACTTATTATGTTGGAGTTCGTTCTGATGTATATTGTGAAACTGCACCGGCAGACAGAAAACAAGTTACTTTTACTATTTTACCAAGTTCATTATCTACTGATATTGTAATAGACAATGCTACAATTTGTCATGATACAAATGCTGTGCTTACACCTACAAGTAGTTTAGTAAACCCAGTATTCTTTTGGTATTTAGATGCTAATAAAACGCAACCTATATCAAACGGAGTAATAGGTGGTGTAACCTACACAATAAGCGGTACAGGAGTTTTAACAGCTTCTGGTTTAACAACTGCAATGAGCCCGATTACATATTACGTAGCGGTAGCAAGTGATAATACTTGTCAAAATAAAAATGGAGAATTAAAAGCTGTAACAGTAATTGTTAACGATCCTCCAACGCCAACATCTAATAATTATACTCAGAATTTCTGTTTAGTAAATGCGCCAACAGTTGCAAATCTTCAGGTTAATGAAGCAAATGTAGTTTGGTATACTACTGCAAACGGAGGAACAGCATTAGATCCAACAACAGCATTAGCAAATGGAATTTATTATGGAGCAATAAAAGATGTTACAGGTTGCGAAAGTTCTTTAAGATCTGTTGTAACAGTAACAGTAAGTGATCCTGGTACACCGGTAATTACTAAAACGTCACAAGATTTTTGTTTAGTAAATGCGCCAACGTTTGCCAGCATCGACGTAAGTCCTGCTATCAATATTGTTTGGTATGATGCTTTAACCGGAGGAAATTTAATTCCATCAACTACAGCCTTGACAACAGGCACTTATTATGCAGCGATAAAAGATCCGACAACTACTTGCGAAAGTAATGTTAGATTAGCGATCACTATTAGCGTAACAGATCCAGGCACACCGGTAATTACAAAAACCTCACAAGATTTTTGTTTAGTAAATGCACCAACTTTTGCCAGCATCGACGTAAGTCCTGCTACAAACATAGTTTGGTATGATGCTTTAACCGGAGGAAATTTAATTCCATCTACAACGGCTTTAACAACAGGAACATACTACGCAGCGATAAAAGATCCGACCACTACTTGCGAGAGTAATGTTAGATTGGCTATCACTATTAGTGTGACTGATCCAGGAACACCGGTAATTACAAAAACTTCACAAGATTTCTGTTTAGTAAATGCACCAACTTTTGCGAGCATCGACGTAAGTCCTGCAACAAACATAGTTTGGTATGATGCTTTAACCGGAGGAAATTTAATTCCATCAACTACAGCCTTGACAACAGGAACATACTATGCAGCGATAAAAGATCCAACAACTACTTGTGAAAGTAATGTTAGATTGGCTATTACTATTAGTGTGACTGATCCAGGAACGCCGGTAATTACAAAAACGTCACAAGATTTTTGTTTAGTAAATGCACCAACTTTTGCCAGCATCGACGTAAGTCCTGCTACCAATATTGTTTGGTATGATGCATTGACAGGAGGAAATTTAATTCCATCGACTACAGTCTTAACAACAGGCACCTATTACGCAGCGATAAAAGATCCGACAACTACTTGCGAAAGTAATGTTAGATTAGCCATCACTATTAGCGTAACAGATCCAGGAACACCGGTAATTACAAAAACTTCACAAGATTTTTGTTTAGTAAATGCACCAACGTTTGCCAGCATCGACGTAAGTCCTGCTACCAATATCGTTTGGTATGATGCTTTAACCGGAGGAAATTTAATTCCATCAACTACAGCCTTGACAACAGGAACATACTATGCAGCAATAAAAGATCCAACAACTACTTGTGAAAGTAATGTTAGATTGGCTATTACTATTAGTGTGACTGATCCAGGAACACCGGTAATTACAAAAACCTCACAAGATTTCTGTTTAGTAAATGCACCAACTTTTGCGAGCATCGACGTAAGTCCTGCAACAAACATAGTTTGGTATGATGCTTTAACCGGAGGAAATTTAATTCCATCAACTACAGCCTTGACAACAGGAACATACTATGCAGCAATAAAAGATCCAACAACTACTTGTGAAAGTAATGTTAGATTGGCTATTACTATTAGTGTGACTGATCCAGGAACACCGGTAATTACAAAAACCTCACAAGATTTCTGTTTAGTAAATGCACCAACTTTTGCCAGCATCGACGTAAGTCCTGCTACCAATATCGTTTGGTATGATGCTTTAACCGGAGGAAATTTAATTCCGTCAACTACAGCCTTGACAACAGGAACATACTATGCAGCGATAAAAGATCCAACAACTACTTGTGAAAGTAATGTTAGATTGGCTATTACTATTAGCGTAACAGATCCAGGAACACCGGTAATTACAAAAACTTCACAAGATTTCTGTTTAGTAAATGCACCAACGTTTGCGAGCATCGACGTAAGTCCTGCTACCAATATTGTTTGGTATGATGCTTTAACCGGAGGAAATTTAATTCCGTCAACTACAGCCTTGACAACAGGAACATACTATGCAGCGATAAAAGATCCAACAACTACTTGCGAAAGTAATGTTAGATTGGCCATCACTATTAGCGTAACAGATCCAGGAACACCGGTAATTACTAAAACTTCACAAGATTTCTGTTTAGTAAATGCACCAACTTTTGCGAGCATCGACGTAAGTCCTGCTACCAATATCGTTTGGTATGATGCTTTAAGCGGAGGAAATTTAATTCCATCTACAACGGCTTTAACAACAGGAACATACTACGCAGCGATAAAAGATCCAACAACTACTTGCGAAAGTAATGTTAGATTAGCGATCACTATTAGCGTAACAGATCCAGGAACACCGGTAATTACAAAAACCTCACAAGATTTTTGTTTAGTAAATGCACCAACTTTTGCCAGCATCGACGTAAGTCCTGCTACCAATATCGTTTGGTATGATGCTTTAACCGGAGGAAATTTAATTCCGTCAACTACAGCCTTGACAACAGGAACGTATTACGCAGCGATAAAAGATCCAACAACTACTTGCGAGAGTAATGTTAGATTAGCGATCACTATTAGCGTAACAGATCCAGGAACACCGGTAATTACAAAAACTTCACAAGATTTCTGTTTAGTAAATGCACCAACGTTTGCGAGCATCGACGTAAGTCCTGCTACCAATATTGTTTGGTATGATGCTTTAACCGGAGGAAATTTAATTCCGTCAACTACAGCCTTGACAACAGGAACATACTATGCAGCGATAAAAGATCCAACAACTACTTGTGAAAGTAATGTTAGATTGGCTATTACTATTAGCGTGACTGATCCAGGAACACCAACTTTGGTAACAGCAGGAACACAAAACTTCTGTCTGATAAATGCACCAACTTTTGCAAGTGTGCAGTTTAATCAAGCTAATATTGTTTGGTACGATGCTTTAAGTGGAGGAAATGTAATTGCCTCAACAACAGTGTTAACAAGCGGAACTTATTTTGCAGTGATAAAAGATCCGGTATCAGGATGTGAAAGTGCTACAAGATTATCAGTGACCATAAATGTTAGCGATCCAGGAACACCAACTTTAGTAACAGCAGGGACACAAAACTTCTGTTTGGTAAATGCGCCAACTTTTGCCAGTGTGCAATTTAATCAGGCTAATATTGTCTGGTACGATGCTTTAAGCGGAGGAAATGTAATTGCTTCAACAACAGTGTTAACAAGCGGAACTTATTTTGCAGTAATCAAAGATCCGGTATCAGGATGCGAAAGTGCTGTAAGATTATCAGTAACAATAAATGTTAGCGATCCGGGAACACCAACAACAACATCTAACTCTCAGGTTTTCTGTTCAGGAAATAACCCAACTGTTGCTAATATACAAGTAAATGAAAGTAATGTAGTTTGGTATAATGCAGCAACTGGCGGAACAGCAATTCCAGCAACAACTGCTTTAGCAAATGGAGATTATTTTGCAGCATTAAAAGATGCTGTAACAGGTTGTGAAAGCAATGTTAGACTAAAAGTAACGATTACTCTTGGAAACGCACCTAATCCTACAACTATTAACACAGCACAAAACTTCTGTTCAACTGCTGCACCAACTGTTGCGAGTATTCAGGTAAATGAAAGCGGAGTAACATGGTTTAGTAGTGCAACTGGCGGAACAGCAATTCCGGCTAATACAGCATTAACATCCGGAATTTATTATGGAAACATTGTAGATCCTGTTTCAGGTTGTGAAAGCGCAACTCGTTTACAAGTAACTGTTACGGTTTCAGATCCGGCAGCAACACCAACGACAACAGATACAACACAAGATTTCTGTTCGTTAAATGCACCAACTGTAGCCAATATTCAGGTAAATGAAGCAAATGTAGTTTGGTACAGTACTGCAACTGGCGGAACAGCAATTCCAGCGACAACAGCTTTAACTAACGGTATTTATTACGGAGCAGTTTCAAGTGCTTCAGGTTGTGAAAATCCAGTGCGATTAGCAGTTACTGTAACTGTAAATACACCGGGAGTAGTAACAACACCTAGAACAGCACAAACATTCTGTTTGTCAAAATTGCCAACACTTGCTAATATCTTAGTAAACGAAAGTAATGTAGTTTGGTATTCTTCTGCAACAGGCGGAACTCCACTGGCAGCAAATACAAAACTTACAGCTACAACATATTATGCAGGAGCTCTTGGTAATACAACAAATGGTTGTGAAAGCGCTACGAGATTAGGAGTAACAATAAGTTTCGAAAACGATGCTCTAGTTCCTATTACAACCAGTGATGATACACCATGTGTTTTCCAGGGAGTAACGTATTCAGTAGCAAATGGTAAATCAAATTATGTATGGTCAATTACGAACGGAACAATTGTTTCTGGCGGAGGAACTGCTGACGGAAATGTAACTGTTTCATGGTCAGATGTTGGACCTGGTAAAATTGAAGTTACTTACATCAATACTTGTGATGAAAGCACAACAAAAACACTGAATGTTACAGTGGCAACTTGTTCTGATTTAACCATTACAAATACAGTTAGTAATCCTACTCCGAATTTTGGAGAACAGATCGTATTTACTGTAACAGTGAATAATGTTGGAGAAGGTAATTTCATAAATACCGTAGTAAGTGATTTATTGCCTAGCGGATACGACTTAGTTAGTACCAGCACAACAGCGGGTGTATATGATCCTGCTACTCAGCTTTGGACGATTCCAACTCTAAATGCAGGTCAAAGCGTGGTGTTAACAATTGTTGCCGAAGTATTACCAGCCGGTGATTATCTAAGTGTTGCAACTATTGAAATTTCAACTCCTTTAGATGCTGATGCAGCAAACAACTCAGCTTCTGTTTCTGTTGAGCCAGTTTGTCTTACAGTTTATAATGAGTTCACACCAAACAACGATGGCTCAAACGATCTGTTTAGAATTGACTGTATCGAATCATATCCAAATAATGAGTTAAAAGTATACAACAGATATGGAGCTTTAGTATACAGCAAACAACATTACGAAAATGATTGGAACGGAACTGCCAATGTATCTGGAGTAATTAATAGAGGAGATATGTTGCCAACAGGTACTTATTTTTATGTGATAGACATTGGAAACGGAACGGTTAAAAAAGGATGGTTATCTATAATGAGATAA